Proteins from one Triticum aestivum cultivar Chinese Spring chromosome 7A, IWGSC CS RefSeq v2.1, whole genome shotgun sequence genomic window:
- the LOC123153518 gene encoding UDP-glycosyltransferase CGT codes for MPTSGDASGALPHPHVVLLPSAGMGHLVPFSRLAVSLSSSDHGCGVSVATVLPTVSSAESAHLEALFSACPAVRRLDFHLARFDASEFPGADPFFLRFEAMRRSAPLLGPLLAGAGASALVTDIALASVVIPVAKELGLPCYVLFTASTAMLSLCVHFPAYLDANAGGPVGDVDVPGVYRISKASIPQALHHPEHLFTRQFVANGRELAKADGLLVNSFDEFEPEAIAALRDGSVVAGFPNVFSVGPLAPVSFSASEPAENQADYMQWLAAQPARSVVYVSFGSRKAISKDQLRELAVGLEASGHRFLWVVKSTVVDRDDEAELSELLGEGFLERVQGRGMVTKGWVEQEEVLKQESIGLFISHCGWNSVTEAAANGLPVLAWPRFGDQRVNAGVVARSGLGVWEERWSWEGEEGMVSGESIAEKVKAVMADETVRNKAVSVQDAAAKAVADGGTSYRSLAQFVQRCRDLSVSKATFRRSVNTE; via the coding sequence ATGCCGACCTCCGGCGACGCCTCGGGCGCCCTGCCCCACCCCCACGTCGTGCTCCTCCCGAGCGCCGGGATGGGCCACCTCGTCCCGTTCAGCCGCCTCGCGGTGTCCCTCTCCTCCTCAGACCACGGCTGCGGCGTCTCCGTCGCGACCGTGCTCCCCACCGTGTCGTCCGCCGAGTCCGCGCACCTCGAGGCCCTGTTCAGCGCGTGCCCGGCCGTGCGCCGCCTCGACTTCCACCTCGCGCGGTTCGACGCGTCCGAGTTCCCCGgcgccgaccccttcttcctccgctTCGAGGCCATGCGCCGCTCCGCGCccctcctcggcccgctcctcgccggcgccggcgcgtcgGCGCTCGTGACGGACATCGCGCTGGCATCCGTCGTCATACCCGTCGCCAAGGAGCTCGGCCTCCCCTGCTACGTCCTGTTCACCGCCTCCACCGCGATGCTCTCCCTGTGCGTCCACTTCCCCGCCTACCTCGACGCGAATGCCGGCGGTCCCGTCGGCGACGTCGACGTCCCCGGCGTGTACCGCATCTCCAAGGCTTCCATCCCGCAGGCGCTGCACCACCCCGAGCACCTCTTCACGCGGCAGTTCGTCGCCAACGGCCGCGAGCTCGCGAAAGCCGACGGCCTCCTGGTCAATTCCTTCGACGAGTTCGAGCCAGAAGCCATAGCTGCACTCCGGGATGGCTCCGTCGTTGCCGGGTTCCCAAATGTTTTCTCGGTTGGGCCACTCGCTCCGGTGAGCTTTTCGGCAAGTGAACCGGCGGAAAATCAAGCCGATTATATGCAGTGGCTCGCGGCGCAGCCGGCGAGGTCGGTGGTGTACGTCAGCTTCGGCAGCCGCAAGGCCATATCCAAGGACCAGCTCAGGGAGCTCGCCGTCGGGCTCGAGGCGAGCGGCCACCGGTTCCTGTGGGTGGTGAAAAGCACCGTCGTCGACAGAGACGACGAGGCCGAGCTCAGCGAGCTGCTCGGCGAAGGCTTCTTGGAGCGTGTGCAGGGGCGGGGCATGGTGACCAAGGGTTGGGTGGAGCAAGAGGAGGTCCTGAAGCAAGAATCCATCGGTCTGTTCATCAGCCACTGCGGCTGGAACTCGGTcacggaggcggcggcgaacggATTGCCGGTTCTGGCATGGCCGAGGTTCGGGGACCAGAGGGTGAACGCCGGCGTAGTGGCGCGCAGCGGGCTCGGCGTCTGGGAGGAGCGGTGGAGCTGGGAGGGGGAGGAGGGAATGGTGAGCGGGGAGAGTATCGCGGAGAAGGTGAAGGCTGTAATGGCGGACGAGACAGTGAGGAACAAGGCGGTAAGCGTCCAGGATGCGGCGGCGAAGGCAGTCGCCGACGGCGGCACGAGCTACCGGAGCTTGGCCCAATTCGTGCAACGTTGCCGGGATCTGAGCGTCAGCAAGGCTACATTTAGAAGAAGCGTGAACACGGAATAA